In Streptantibioticus cattleyicolor NRRL 8057 = DSM 46488, a genomic segment contains:
- a CDS encoding protealysin inhibitor emfourin produces the protein MRIAVTRSGGFTGITRKAELDTDGRADAPRLEALAREVLTRGRPAPPDGVPDGFTYSITVDDRTVYAADPGLTDTERELVQEVLREGA, from the coding sequence ATGCGGATAGCGGTCACCCGAAGCGGCGGATTCACCGGCATCACCCGCAAGGCGGAGCTGGACACCGACGGCCGGGCCGACGCGCCCCGGCTGGAGGCGCTCGCCCGCGAGGTGCTCACGCGGGGGCGTCCGGCCCCGCCCGACGGCGTCCCGGACGGCTTCACGTACTCGATCACGGTGGACGACCGGACGGTCTACGCCGCCGACCCCGGGCTCACCGACACGGAACGGGAGCTGGTCCAGGAGGTGCTGCGGGAAGGGGCGTGA
- the era gene encoding GTPase Era, translated as MSSPSSATGQGGFRAGFACFVGRPNAGKSTLTNALVGTKVAITSNRPQTTRHTVRGIVHRPDAQLVLVDTPGLHKPRTLLGERLNDVVRATWAEVDVIGFCLPADQKLGPGDRYIAKELAGIKKTPKVAVVTKTDLVDSERLAEQLIAIDQLGRELGIEWAEIIPVSAVGGKQVELLADLLVPLLPEGPALYPEGDLTDEPEQVMVAELIREAALEGVRDELPHSIAVVVEEMLPREGRPADRPLLDVHANLYIERPSQKGIIIGPKGARLKEVGTRSRKHIEALLGTPVFLDLHVKVAKDWQRDPKQLRKLGF; from the coding sequence ATGAGTTCTCCTTCCTCCGCCACCGGGCAGGGCGGCTTCCGGGCCGGCTTCGCGTGCTTCGTCGGCCGTCCCAACGCGGGCAAGTCGACCCTGACCAACGCTTTGGTGGGGACGAAGGTCGCGATCACCTCCAACCGCCCGCAGACCACCCGGCACACCGTGCGCGGCATCGTGCACCGCCCCGACGCCCAGCTCGTCCTGGTCGACACCCCCGGGCTGCACAAGCCGCGCACCCTGCTCGGCGAACGCCTCAACGACGTGGTGCGCGCCACCTGGGCCGAGGTGGACGTGATCGGCTTCTGCCTGCCGGCCGACCAGAAGCTCGGGCCGGGTGACCGGTACATCGCCAAGGAGCTGGCGGGGATCAAGAAGACCCCCAAGGTGGCGGTGGTCACCAAGACCGACCTGGTCGACTCCGAGCGCCTCGCCGAGCAGCTGATCGCCATCGACCAGCTCGGCCGGGAACTGGGCATCGAGTGGGCCGAGATCATCCCGGTGTCGGCAGTCGGCGGCAAGCAGGTCGAGCTGCTGGCCGATCTGCTCGTACCGCTGCTGCCGGAAGGGCCCGCGCTCTACCCGGAGGGCGACCTGACCGACGAGCCGGAGCAGGTCATGGTGGCCGAGCTGATCCGGGAGGCGGCGCTGGAGGGCGTCCGTGACGAACTGCCGCACTCCATCGCGGTGGTGGTCGAGGAGATGCTGCCCCGCGAGGGCCGCCCGGCCGACCGGCCGCTGCTGGACGTGCACGCCAACCTCTACATCGAGCGCCCCAGCCAGAAGGGGATCATCATCGGCCCCAAGGGCGCCCGGCTCAAGGAGGTCGGCACCCGCTCCCGCAAGCACATCGAGGCGCTGCTGGGCACGCCGGTCTTCCTCGACCTGCACGTGAAGGTGGCCAAGGACTGGCAGCGCGACCCCAAGCAGCTGCGCAAGCTGGGCTTCTGA
- a CDS encoding cytidine/deoxycytidylate deaminase family protein: protein MLPAMSDAASVDPEDRKIITLARSARARNGVPEGAAVRDETGRTYVAGTVALASLELSALRTAVAMAVASGAMSLEAAAVVSAPGPDAPAEADLAAVRDLGGPGTPVFLADPAGEIRSVTHT from the coding sequence ATGCTCCCGGCCATGAGCGATGCCGCCTCCGTGGACCCCGAAGACCGCAAGATCATCACCCTCGCCCGCTCGGCCCGGGCCCGCAACGGCGTCCCCGAGGGCGCCGCGGTACGGGACGAGACCGGCCGCACCTACGTGGCCGGCACCGTGGCGCTGGCCAGCCTGGAGCTGAGCGCGTTGCGGACGGCGGTGGCGATGGCGGTGGCCAGCGGGGCGATGTCGCTGGAGGCGGCGGCCGTGGTGTCCGCCCCGGGCCCGGACGCCCCGGCCGAGGCCGACCTCGCCGCCGTCCGCGACCTCGGCGGCCCCGGCACCCCGGTCTTCCTCGCCGACCCGGCCGGCGAGATCCGTTCCGTCACCCACACCTGA
- a CDS encoding M4 family metallopeptidase, translating to MTRSTSAFCTIVPPHLLEQLARHADPEVHRPAQYTLEVDAGHRTRRHVLTTRPASAAAEGVAPQATAADHPERTVYDAHHEQSLPGDKVRGEGAQASGDQAVNHAYDGLGATFDLYLKAYGRHSIDGKGLPLNASVHYGKGYNNAFWNGEQMVFGDGDGRIFHDFTGSVDVIGHELTHGVTQHSANLVYLGQSGALNESISDVFGSVIKQYALRQTVDQADWLIGANLLAPGVHGQALRSMKAPGTAYDDPKLGKDPQPATMAGYVHTWQDNGGVHINSGIPNHAFYLAATAIGGHSWEKAGLIWYLALTGGKLTPIADFAAFARLTATVAKEKFGDGAEHRAVVDAWTKVGVRITGASAAVPQQSGPALDEPSPHG from the coding sequence ATGACGCGCTCAACCTCCGCCTTCTGCACCATCGTCCCGCCGCACCTGCTCGAACAGCTCGCCCGCCACGCCGACCCCGAGGTCCACCGCCCCGCCCAGTACACCCTGGAGGTGGACGCCGGCCACCGCACCCGCCGCCACGTTCTCACCACCCGCCCCGCAAGCGCCGCGGCGGAGGGCGTGGCCCCGCAGGCCACCGCCGCCGACCACCCGGAACGCACCGTCTACGACGCCCACCACGAGCAGTCGCTCCCCGGCGACAAGGTCCGCGGCGAGGGCGCCCAGGCCAGCGGAGACCAGGCGGTCAACCACGCCTACGACGGCCTCGGCGCCACCTTCGACCTGTACCTGAAGGCGTACGGCCGCCACTCCATCGACGGCAAGGGGCTGCCGCTCAACGCCAGCGTCCACTACGGCAAGGGGTACAACAACGCCTTCTGGAACGGCGAGCAGATGGTCTTCGGGGACGGCGACGGCCGGATCTTCCACGACTTCACCGGCTCGGTGGACGTCATCGGCCACGAACTGACCCACGGCGTCACCCAGCACAGCGCCAACCTCGTCTACCTCGGCCAGTCCGGGGCGCTCAACGAGTCGATCTCCGACGTCTTCGGCTCCGTCATCAAGCAGTACGCGCTGCGCCAGACCGTCGACCAGGCCGACTGGCTGATCGGCGCCAACCTGCTCGCGCCCGGCGTCCATGGGCAGGCGCTGCGCTCGATGAAGGCCCCGGGCACCGCCTACGACGACCCCAAGCTCGGCAAGGACCCGCAGCCGGCCACCATGGCGGGTTACGTCCACACCTGGCAGGACAACGGCGGGGTGCACATCAACTCGGGCATCCCCAACCACGCGTTCTACCTGGCGGCCACCGCGATCGGCGGCCACTCCTGGGAGAAGGCCGGGCTCATCTGGTACCTGGCGCTCACCGGCGGCAAGCTGACGCCCATCGCCGACTTCGCCGCCTTCGCCCGGCTGACCGCCACGGTGGCCAAGGAGAAGTTCGGCGACGGGGCCGAGCACCGCGCGGTGGTGGACGCCTGGACCAAGGTCGGGGTGCGGATCACCGGCGCCTCCGCCGCGGTCCCGCAGCAGTCCGGGCCCGCGCTGGATGAGCCGTCGCCGCACGGGTAG